The following are encoded together in the Campylobacter devanensis genome:
- a CDS encoding DNA-directed RNA polymerase subunit omega, translated as MRIEEIAAKALEAVGDDRYKLALLVAKRAEAIANGAQILVDVNAQKMKYTDIALLEIAQGKVSLEGIIESNR; from the coding sequence ATGAGAATAGAAGAGATAGCTGCTAAGGCTTTAGAAGCTGTGGGTGATGATAGATATAAATTAGCGCTTTTGGTGGCTAAAAGGGCTGAAGCTATAGCAAATGGCGCACAAATTTTAGTAGATGTAAATGCTCAAAAGATGAAATATACAGATATAGCACTTTTAGAGATAGCTCAAGGTAAAGTATCTTTAGAGGGAATAATTGAATCAAATAGATAG